From the Vibrio ziniensis genome, the window AGGTCACAGGGTTTGTTGCTACATTCGCCGCGATTGTCGAAACGGAAAGGCCTTGATCCCCTGTGATAGTCCAAGCTACGCCGACAAATGCTAAAGCGACACTTGGATAAACAAAGACATTAACGTTTTTTCGACTCGTCAGTACTGCGAGTAATACCGTTAATGCAGGCCACAAATAGTTCACTACAGCCATTTGCAACGCTTGATGTCGATCATTTGCCATGCCAAGCGCGAGCGCGAAACAAATCTCATAACTGACGAATAGCCCCCCACCAATCACAAGATACTTGAGTGAGAAGTTTTTAAGCTTTGGTATACCCAAAACCAGCATTAAAAACACGGAGGCCGCCGTATAGATAAGCGCTGCGCCACCAATTGGACCAAATTGCTCAGCGACAGTGCGAGTTAACCCCATTAAACATGCCCACAACAGAATTGCAGCGATACCAAACAGAGTATGTTTATGACGAGACAAAGCCTTTCTCCAAATACAACAGAAGCCTGCACTGTAATTCAAATACTAACGGGAGAGAAGATAACAATTATTATGTCAATTCAAGCAATCGTAAGCCCTAGATTAATAGCAAATATAAATCAACCAGTTAGTCAACATTCAACTTGCGAATAATTCGGGCAGGAGTACCTCCAACTAAGGTGTCTGCTGGCACGTCTTCATTGACAACAGAGTTTGCAGCAATCACTGAGCGCGCACCAATGGTCACACCTTGGTTGATAACCACATTGCCACCAACCCAAACATCATCTTCAACCACAATAGGTTTGCAAACCGTTTCCCATCGTCTTCTTGCTTTATAATCCAAAGGATGAGTCGGTGTATAGAACTGGGCGTTTGGACCAATCAACACGTTATTACCAATAGTAATGGGTGCATTGTCCAACATGACGACATTCATATTGATGAAGGTTTCTTCACCAATAGTAATTGTTTTACCAAATTCGCAGTGAAAAGGTGGCTGAACAAGACTTCGGCCAATTTTGCCAAACAGCTTCACCAGCAAAGCCTGACGCTGTTCTTCATCAATACACTGATTAATGTCCAGTTTAAGCTGCGCTGCTGTTCTGCGAAGCTCAACGATCTCCGAGTCAAATCCATCAAAATCGAGACCATTCATCATCTTTTCTATTTCTGTCATTATTTACTGCCTATGT encodes:
- the yddG gene encoding aromatic amino acid DMT transporter YddG; its protein translation is MSRHKHTLFGIAAILLWACLMGLTRTVAEQFGPIGGAALIYTAASVFLMLVLGIPKLKNFSLKYLVIGGGLFVSYEICFALALGMANDRHQALQMAVVNYLWPALTVLLAVLTSRKNVNVFVYPSVALAFVGVAWTITGDQGLSVSTIAANVATNPVTYSMAFIGAIIWAVYCNVTKTLANGQNAITVFFIMTAISLWLKYALSDEGILQFTVPSTLYLVLTGIVMGSGYALWNVAILRGNMMLLATLSYFTPIFSTLFSSTILGVVLGTSFWQGVVMVTIGSLLCWWVTRSKNKSASSVVTVGHKKLSSGKEA
- a CDS encoding sugar O-acetyltransferase yields the protein MTEIEKMMNGLDFDGFDSEIVELRRTAAQLKLDINQCIDEEQRQALLVKLFGKIGRSLVQPPFHCEFGKTITIGEETFINMNVVMLDNAPITIGNNVLIGPNAQFYTPTHPLDYKARRRWETVCKPIVVEDDVWVGGNVVINQGVTIGARSVIAANSVVNEDVPADTLVGGTPARIIRKLNVD